The Archocentrus centrarchus isolate MPI-CPG fArcCen1 chromosome 13, fArcCen1, whole genome shotgun sequence genomic interval gtatttcagaaactgctgatcaacttggattttcccacacaacccaatctctagggtttacagagaatggtccaaaaaaggaaattattcagtgagcagcagttctctgggggaaaatgccttgttgatccCAGAGGTCAGAGTAGAATGGCCAGtttgctttgagctgacaggaaggcaacggtaactcaaataaccacccaTAAGAACCAAAGTACGCAGAACAGCATCTCTGGGTCacaatttggtgtaaacaacatgcaaacatggatccatcctgctttgcaTCAACAGTGCAatctgctggtggtgtaatggtgggagtggtactaaggggccaaaGTGTGCCGAGCATCATGTCATGAAGCTCAAATAATctgaaactggtttcttgaacacgacaatgagttcactgcactcaaacagCCTCCGCAGTCACCAGActtcaatccaacagagcacctttgggatgcgtTGGAACGTGAGATTctaatctgcagcaactgtgtgatgctgtcatgtcaatatggaccaaaatctctgaggaatgtttccagcaccttgttgaatctgtgccacaaagaatgaaagcagctctgaaggcaaaaggacaTTCAACCCCGTattagcaaggtgtaactaatgaagtgaccATGAGTGTAAATCAGGATGTAAAAATCTTGATAAATTGATATCATGAGAGAAAAGACACTGTTATCCATTcatctctcactctctgtgTAAATCTCTCTGACTACAAACTTACCGTCAGCCTGCTCCACAGGCACCATGTGGGAGGTGGCACTGCCCTGAACTACGGTGTCACCCACCAGGTGGCCACACTGGGTCACTGCTCGTACTAGCTCAGACACACCTGCACAAAACAGCAGGGGGGGGGAACAGTAAAAATGATTCCAAATattcagcagcatttattaAAACAGCAATTACACCATGTGTCAATCTTGCTTTAAAagataacaataacaatacaGCTGTTTTTACTCTTCACATTCTGATTTCCTCTCACCTGTGTTGTCAGCCAAGAAGGCCACTCTGGTAGAATTTAATCTCTCCATACAGTCTAAAGAGGCCTGACATCTGGATGCAAGGTAGTCTGCAGAGACGGAGCGACATATGTTATGAGAGCATGCACATGAAAATGACTACACCCGGGGCTAATTATCATCCCATCCCATCACTGCACTGCATAGAATCCAGACAGGGTCTGACCCGCAGAGCTGGTGCAGCTGATGTGTGCCGGGTCGTCTATCTGAGCCAGAGAGTCCCGGATGAtcttctctgcctcctccacgGCTCCTTGCAAGCTGGACCAACGAGCCGCCACCAACTGGCTCTCTAACGcctgctccctgctctcctgtggacaaacacacacggtcaaacatacgcacacacatcGCGCTCCtatttctctgtctctgcttgACTTAAAGCAGCTATAATTAAGAGTTAATGAGGAAGATAATGTAATTCTTCACCTTCTCATTGAGTTGATTTTGCAGGGTTTCTGCCGTCTTCACCCTGCCCTCCCTCTCCGTCACCAGTGAGCTTTGGACCCTCTCTAGCTCCTCCCCCCGGACCACAAGCTCTGCCTCCACCTTCGTCAAGGACTGAACCAGCTCGGCTTTCTCAGACTCCAGTGTGGCCAGCTGAGTGCTGAGCACCTCGCTCGACTGCAtcgaagaagaaaaacatggagggatttaaaaaaaaaagaaaacaatgaagAAAGAGGATTGTTAACAACAGACGGAAATGATTTTGGTGGTTAGGATAATTCATAGCTGTCAGGAAGTGCTCTGacctcaaaataaaaaaaaacactttatctTTAGTCACTGACTATAACCATGCCCTCTCAGACTGCAGAGCTTTGGGTTGAGGTCGACCTTACAATGAAGAAACTCTGGGAATTTGTGGTTTTGCAATTTAGCTACAAACAAAAAGTAGTACAGTTACATCGTTGTGTCTTTGGTGGAGAGTAGCAGAATTTGGGGCGAGCGGCTAGACCTCTTATTTGCAGGTAGATAATAAAGTGTAAAGCCCAAAAAGATGAAAGACTTACAGCCTGTGTGCCAGCAGGTCCgacagacagaggaggaaatgaaaaagaaacggGATTGTTAAGCTTTTCGTGCTGCAGCAGCCAGTGAAAGCTGCACATTGGAAAAATGTGACAAGAGCGATAAAATGTGGGCTGTGTGAACGAAGAgggctagagagagagagagagagatggaggaggacaGAAAGAGTGACAGAGCCGATAAGTAGAAGTTGCAAAAAATAGGACGTCGGGAGTGGGAGGCTGAGAGACGGATGAAAGGTACAGGGAACAGAGCATGTGCAGAGAAACGTCTGAAATTGGACACAGGGAGCTATAATCAATCAGTGTAGTCGTCAGAGATATCTGAGGGCTAACTGCATGATTCAGGGCTTATTAAACTCATTCTCCAGTTATGAATATTCCTGCAAATGATCTTGTTTAGCTACAGCTTTTTACACAAAAACATCCATAGATAAGATCCTGGAATGAAATGCTTCACTAATGTAAGGGACTAAATATCTGTATTTACATAAGCAGCTCAGATTTGTACAGGATTCTtactgcccccccacccccagaaagtTTCTAAATGACTCAGCAATGGCAAAAACAAACCGAGAGGCAGttaagaaaaggaaggaaaaaaaaaaaagctttgctaCTGTTTAAATAATTTCTCCACTCTGAAAACCAATTTATTCAATCACTGATGTCAAACAAACGAATTAGCATATCAATTCTGTCAGAAGCTTCGGTTTGAGTGCCTGAAACGATTCGTGTGCAAGAACAGTCGGTGACTAAGAGGGGAGCTGACATgaaaaagcagcagtgaaacGGAGGGCGTGACAGTGCGGATGATGGACGGGGactgagtgtgtttttaatggagCGCCATTGtggcagaaaatgaaaacagtcatTTAATTTTTGACGGAAAGCTCAGAGTCAGGATCCAGGATCTGTTGTTAGCATTTCAAAGTGTGACTTAGTCTTTGCTCTTGTTCTTAATACTGACAACAgctgcaaaagtcttgagccgctCCAAATTTCTTtctcaagatgatcccacaccgcTTCAGTAATATTGAGGTCCGAGGCTCTGGGGTAAAACCACACAATGGAAAACTATCCAGGGGTGTTTTTATTGTACTGACAGAGAGTTTAGGGTCAttttaatgctgaaaaatgaagctgttgccaatctgATGGTACTTCCATCAAAGatttccaacaccactggctgatgaggcttcagtgaacagtagatggatcagctgaagatgcagatacatctctcaggtcctgtgtcgggtctttgctagatttttttttccctatttcctaagaacatgactttcagatactgttcagctgctaagttttttttttttttgggctgctgcttcttttgtcCTGCAACAGGCTGACAATTTAAAACAGGTTTTCTGCCATCAGACTTTATCCAGAATTAAATCCGTAAAGACCATCCAGGTCGTTAATCTTTTTGCACACTCTTGTATCAGctggcattttttaaaatgacgtAATGTtgaagggtggtggtggtggtggtttatAAATTAGTTCTGTAACTTTTCACAACAACTCTGGGATCTAGATTTAAGATCTGTGTgtaaaaggagagagagagagagagacctgctGCGATGAGGCCATGGTGGTCTTCAGAGAGTCCAGCTCTGCCCGGCTTGAGACTAGCTCTCTCTGGAGCTCCTGAAGCTGCTCGAGCTGCTCCCGCTCCTGAGCAAGTAAAGTTCAAATTAAACTttagacatttatttttttttttaaaaagcctgtaCGATGACTTTGCAGCTGCACAGTCACTGTGCAGTGGCCAGAAAAATCCAATCTTTACCCCCACTATGCAAATCATTTGGATTGAAACCACCTAGCTGACAGCACAATGCCAACTTTCCATACATGTTAGGCAGTGATAACCAAAAGGGATCTCactctcacctgtctgtctgcagccTCCTGAGTGCCCTTCACCTTCTCCTGCATCTCTTTCCTCACTGCCTCCACTTCATCCTGTGCTGCCCGAGCTACCGTCATTTGCCGGGTCACCTCTGCgttctgcacacacaaaaacacacccacagatgcagacacacaaagaaacaacaccATAATTAGAACAGTGCGTGCTTTGATTCtgagctggggggggggggggggggggggcataaaaCCACAACAGGAAAACCGATTGTGGGCTAACTTGGTACAAGCAACCCAGAGGGCGATCTCATGAAGTACAATGTCTCACCTTTCTCAGCAGGTCTGCATGGCTCTGAACCAGCTCAGTGTACTTCTCCTTCAGTTTGGTGTAACGCTGCTCGTTGGCCTGAGCTTTTCCTGGTAAAAGATATATGAACACACAAACGCGGCAGGTGAAACAACAATTATGACCATCAAATCACTGCTACAGTAAAGGGCTGCTTTTAAAATTTCTGTACAACTTTTCACATTATCCTTTTTCATTTCAGAAGCTTGTTCATGATTAAATTAGATTAGACAATGTGTCCAAGTTCTGCCTAACTTCCGCGCAGTATAAATGAAACCTTACTCTCAATCTCTGTGAGGCTCCGCTGCTCCTTCTCCGTGTCCTCCCTGACCCTCCGCAGGTCGTCCAGCTCCGCCTTCAGGAACTcgctctctcctacagcctgcAGCCTCAGGTGGCTCTGCTCCGCGAGCTCCGCCTCCAGCTCGCTGACCCGACCCCGCAGAGCCTGACACAACCGACCACTCTGGAGACGGACAGGAGAACAGAAGGAAACAGGAGAAAAGGTCACTCGTTTCTGTAGAGGCCATACAGATAAcattcaaaaggaaaaaaatgctctTGTTTTTACCTCCAGTCTGAACGACTCCAGCTCTTCTTTGAGGGCTTGGATCTCCCTCGTCAGCTGTTCGATCAGTCTGTCTCTGATGagataattaataattaattatttcTTTCTCCACATCGGCATTTAGCACTGCTGCCCCTAAGCTTGAATGTGCGTTTCCTCCtgcagcccaaagacatgctgGTCAGGTTAGTTGGTGTGAAAGCCAAAGTGTGTAGCTTTCGGTTTCTCCACATTAGCCCTGTCCACAGTGCAACCTGCCTTTCacctatgacagctggcataGCCTCCAgctaacccccccacccccaccccaggaccctgaactggataagcagtttAGATGAACGCATGGGCGGACGGTGTTGCTGTCATTAACGTCAaatcaaaaacataataaaaatgaaaaacatattttggtagTCTGGATATTTTTCCATCTTACAAGATTGTTAACATGAGAAAAACTTTGGCTATTAGGGGTGTGACAGCACACGTGTTTGAAATGGCCGCATCTTAGTGAGttcatctctgctgctgtaCATGAAGCCTCGGGAATTATATATTTAAACGATTATGCCACCCATAACCACAGCAGACAAATGCCTTTATGCTCCTGTGATGATGCTCACTTGTCATCTTTGCGCATGCCGTTCTGACTGTTGAAGTTGAATGGGTCGATAGCAGCCGAGGTGCCAAACAGGTCGTCAAATTTGGTCTCCAAAGGAGCCTGAAAAGGATAAATTAcacaaatcaaatgaaaaatacaaagctgaaatatttagcaatttttttcactttaatggtCCTTTTCGAAGAAatgtaaccctaacccctatTAATCTCCTAATAAACTTTATACTGATGTATCTCAACATTAGAATATTGTGGGAAAAgttcataacttttttttttttatttaatttaatctaaTTCATCTCTTCTATATtcataaagtgaaatatttcacatcttttgtgttttagttttgaTAATTGTGAcagctcatgaaaatcagaaatgcAGCATCTCGAATTACTAGAATATTAAATTCAAGTTTGTGTAAATTACAATTCATGCTATGTCTGTGGTAGGAAACGGTGCATGAGCAGAGGGGATGACCGCAGCCCTGAGagcactgtcaaaaaaaaaaaaagtcaactgaAGAACTTTAGAGAGCTTTACAAGGAACGGACTGAGGCTGGAGTCAGAGCATCAAAAGCCACCACACacaggaaagctgcaactgttGCATTCCTAATATCAAACCACTCCTGAACCAGAGGCCAGCATCTTACCTGGGCTGACAGGAACTGAGCTCTTCCTCTGTGGTCTAAAGTCCTCTTTTCAGATGAAAGTAAATGATGCATTTCATTTGTAAATCAATGGCCGAGAGTGTGGAGGAACAGTGGAAAGGCACAGAATCCAAGGTGCTTGCAGCCCAGTGTGAGCACCTGACCACAGTGACAAAACCACTATCTAATGGTTTATTGAATGCGTTATTAGTTTGCTTGACTGGCCAGAAAACTCACCTGACTTCAACTCAGAATCTATGGGTGCTGTCAAGAGGAAGACACGAAACGTCTTCTCCAAATATACAGACAAGCTGAAGGCTTCTATCAAAGCAGCCTGGGCCTCGTTAACACCCGAGCACTGCCACGAGCTGATCACCTCCATTCCACACCATACTGATACAGTAATTCATGCCAAAGTACTAACTGAACTCatgaaatattctaataattGAGACACTGGATTTCTGGTTTATGTGAGCATCAACATAATTAACACTATAAATATAAAGTAGATGTACAGAGTGGCATTACTTGGATGCAAGATAAAAGACGcacatttaaatgtaatgcaGCTCAGTATGCGACTAccacttaaacaaaaaaaaaaaatgtagatgaTGAGGCAGAACAGTCGCACTGGATCGCTTTTGAGTTCACAGGTGTTCCTAATAATTTGGTCTGTGAGCATATAAAACAGAAAGCCAGCCAGCTACACAAACATATGGGCTGCATTTAAGAGGAGACCACTCAGAGACATTTGTCTCGTGTAGTTACCGGCAGCACGGGGACGTCCGTGTCCACCAGGTCGTCTGTTTCCACTACATGCTCTGACTCTGGGGACGATGACTCGGCGGGGATCACGACCACGGGGCTGATGTGCTCTGACAGAGCAGACGCACGCAGGAAGTTGGGAGGGTTCTGCAACAATCAGAAAGCAGAAGATTATTCATTGTGTTATTTCAAAGCTGTATGGAAGTGTATCTTTCTGGTTTAGACACACATCCAACACAGATTTGAACAGTGAAATCCTTTCTCCTACATTTTCATGAAAACATGTCATTCGTTGACCTCCAAGTCAAGATTTTAATGTCTATGGCAAGTTGTCAAACGAGATGTGCTCCAACAAGAAAGATAAAAAGCTTTGAACCGAAACTTTAAAAGTTGAGGCTTAGGTGCGGCTTGAATGCGGTCAGTCCTCACCTCAGGCAActgtgggatttgaatcagcCTCTTAAAATACTGCAGGTTACTGGAGCGATAAAACAGACTCTTTAGCCTGAAACCAAGAAGAGGAGagatatgaaaatgaaaaagaggaagagagaaactcTTACTAAGAAGAGCAGACAGTGCAGAAAGGTCTGACACTAAAAATTCATTCAGCATGGTAATAAGAGTTCACTCAGAGAAACTGTGActgcatgactgtgtgtgtgactgcaagTGAACTTCATACTTCTTAAACTGTTCCTGGAAGCGATCTCTGTGGCCCTGGAGAGTGTCAGCTGGAAGGCCTGCgagcacacacaaaacataaacacctcAGCCCGAGGAGAAGTGCTCAGGAATTACAGTCAGGTAGATACGGGATACTCTGACACGTctgaatgcacacacatatgGAAGGATTTGATGAAGAACATTTCAAAGTTGGAAATTTCCAAAACATCTACCTTTCCAGACCGTAAGAAAAGGCTTTTTGAAACTGAGCTGCTGGTTAAAAGTTTTTCCAGCGAGGCTTCAAAAGGTTTCATGAGCCTGAGGGGTCTGAGAAATTATTCAATCCAGAGAAGAGAAAATCATCACTGAATCTCTGAAGATAACTCTCAGAGACTTTAAATATTCACATGTCTGAGGAGTATTAAGAGCTAAAAGTAAAGCTAGAAACTCTACAGCTAATTCCAGTACGGCTCAGGAGACAGTGGGCTTCATCCAAAGTGAGACTTTGTGGCTTTTACCAATAAGAGTACATGGTCATGCTACAGTATTGATTGGGCTGTGATTTTTGAGCCACCCAGAGTTCGTACAGTTCTAAGAAACTTGAAAGTCAACATCTgttgtgaccacctttattcttcgacacaacctgaactctctttggcagctttcttgtaatttctttaaggagTCTTCGGGatttttttgtcctgtttcttaaggagaTGTCTTTCAGATACTTAAGCACactctgcacaccatgctgagatatgtcaAGTTTTAATAGCCTTTTAGGAATCAcactgttggtgcaaaaataatttctttgccAGTCAAGCTGAGTtacctttggcatttttcacagattcgactaaagaaatgagaataaattatgtgtttttgtgacaggctgctaataaagtgcctaaagatacaaatttaaaattggttctttgctaagttgtctgttgtaTGCATCTTGAGTTAGGTGGCTtattatgcttgaatgattcataggtaagtagcttaacaaacaaaaacattcctctgaaaatggtcagaaaaaGCAACCAATGTCCAAAGGAAAAGTCTGcagaactgctgctcaagaTGGTTTTAAAAATTGCCCAGTAACTTCAGAAATATTCAAAAAGTGCACAATATTTGCAtttagtaacaaaaaaaaaaacactgagcaCTGCTGTTCTTATTAAGCCTGTAGCAGTGTGTTTAACCGGCAGTGGTGTGTGTGACTCACAGGAGTGCAGCTTAAACAGCAGCTTGACGGTGTAGTCATACAGGTGGCTGCAGTCAAGGATAACTTGGATGAGGGGAGCCAGACGGCACTGACCCGCCGCCGTCACCGACACCGACCGAGACATGTCTAGAGAGCTGA includes:
- the hip1 gene encoding huntingtin-interacting protein 1 isoform X1, with product MDRVKSSMQQVPNAIPKVIRRTGGANSLELERENFERVQAVSINKAINTQEVAVKEKHARTCILGTHHEKGAHTFWAAVNRLPLSSNAVLCWKFCHVFHKLLRDGHPNVIKDSMRNKADLTDMSRMWGHLSEGYGKLCSIYLKLLITKMEFHIKNPRFPGNLQMSNRQLDEAGENDVNNFFQLTVEMFDYLECELTLFLGVFSSLDMSRSVSVTAAGQCRLAPLIQVILDCSHLYDYTVKLLFKLHSCLPADTLQGHRDRFQEQFKKLKSLFYRSSNLQYFKRLIQIPQLPENPPNFLRASALSEHISPVVVIPAESSSPESEHVVETDDLVDTDVPVLPAPLETKFDDLFGTSAAIDPFNFNSQNGMRKDDKDRLIEQLTREIQALKEELESFRLESGRLCQALRGRVSELEAELAEQSHLRLQAVGESEFLKAELDDLRRVREDTEKEQRSLTEIERKAQANEQRYTKLKEKYTELVQSHADLLRKNAEVTRQMTVARAAQDEVEAVRKEMQEKVKGTQEAADRQEREQLEQLQELQRELVSSRAELDSLKTTMASSQQASSEVLSTQLATLESEKAELVQSLTKVEAELVVRGEELERVQSSLVTEREGRVKTAETLQNQLNEKESREQALESQLVAARWSSLQGAVEEAEKIIRDSLAQIDDPAHISCTSSADYLASRCQASLDCMERLNSTRVAFLADNTGVSELVRAVTQCGHLVGDTVVQGSATSHMVPVEQADALSESVKVCGAEALALLGQMKQQDSLAAADNSKLKAALEAVLATAEKLRPRGLELQQGELGDLVEQEMAATSAAVESAAARIEEMLNKSRAVDTGIKMEVNERILASCTELMQAIKELVLSSKELQRDIVESGRGAASMKEFYAKNSRWTEGLISASKAVGWGATVMVDAADLVVQGKGKFEELMVCSHEIAASTAQLVAASKVKADKDSTNLHRLQHASRGVTQATAAVVASTKSGKSQIEETDTMDFSSMTLTQIKRQEMDAQVLVLELEARLQKERERLGELRKKHYELAGVAEGWGEEEEGTG
- the hip1 gene encoding huntingtin-interacting protein 1 isoform X2; its protein translation is MDRVKSSMQQVPNAIPKVIRRTGGANSLELERENFERVQAVSINKAINTQEVAVKEKHARTCILGTHHEKGAHTFWAAVNRLPLSSNAVLCWKFCHVFHKLLRDGHPNVIKDSMRNKADLTDMSRMWGHLSEGYGKLCSIYLKLLITKMEFHIKNPRFPGNLQMSNRQLDEAGENDVNNFFQLTVEMFDYLECELTLFLGVFSSLDMSRSVSVTAAGQCRLAPLIQVILDCSHLYDYTVKLLFKLHSCLPADTLQGHRDRFQEQFKKLKSLFYRSSNLQYFKRLIQIPQLPENPPNFLRASALSEHISPVVVIPAESSSPESEHVVETDDLVDTDVPVLPAPLETKFDDLFGTSAAIDPFNFNSQNGMRKDDKDRLIEQLTREIQALKEELESFRLESGRLCQALRGRVSELEAELAEQSHLRLQAVGESEFLKAELDDLRRVREDTEKEQRSLTEIERKAQANEQRYTKLKEKYTELVQSHADLLRKNAEVTRQMTVARAAQDEVEAVRKEMQEKVKGTQEAADRQEREQLEQLQELQRELVSSRAELDSLKTTMASSQQSSEVLSTQLATLESEKAELVQSLTKVEAELVVRGEELERVQSSLVTEREGRVKTAETLQNQLNEKESREQALESQLVAARWSSLQGAVEEAEKIIRDSLAQIDDPAHISCTSSADYLASRCQASLDCMERLNSTRVAFLADNTGVSELVRAVTQCGHLVGDTVVQGSATSHMVPVEQADALSESVKVCGAEALALLGQMKQQDSLAAADNSKLKAALEAVLATAEKLRPRGLELQQGELGDLVEQEMAATSAAVESAAARIEEMLNKSRAVDTGIKMEVNERILASCTELMQAIKELVLSSKELQRDIVESGRGAASMKEFYAKNSRWTEGLISASKAVGWGATVMVDAADLVVQGKGKFEELMVCSHEIAASTAQLVAASKVKADKDSTNLHRLQHASRGVTQATAAVVASTKSGKSQIEETDTMDFSSMTLTQIKRQEMDAQVLVLELEARLQKERERLGELRKKHYELAGVAEGWGEEEEGTG
- the hip1 gene encoding huntingtin-interacting protein 1 isoform X3 is translated as MDLSKIAVSINKAINTQEVAVKEKHARTCILGTHHEKGAHTFWAAVNRLPLSSNAVLCWKFCHVFHKLLRDGHPNVIKDSMRNKADLTDMSRMWGHLSEGYGKLCSIYLKLLITKMEFHIKNPRFPGNLQMSNRQLDEAGENDVNNFFQLTVEMFDYLECELTLFLGVFSSLDMSRSVSVTAAGQCRLAPLIQVILDCSHLYDYTVKLLFKLHSCLPADTLQGHRDRFQEQFKKLKSLFYRSSNLQYFKRLIQIPQLPENPPNFLRASALSEHISPVVVIPAESSSPESEHVVETDDLVDTDVPVLPAPLETKFDDLFGTSAAIDPFNFNSQNGMRKDDKDRLIEQLTREIQALKEELESFRLESGRLCQALRGRVSELEAELAEQSHLRLQAVGESEFLKAELDDLRRVREDTEKEQRSLTEIERKAQANEQRYTKLKEKYTELVQSHADLLRKNAEVTRQMTVARAAQDEVEAVRKEMQEKVKGTQEAADRQEREQLEQLQELQRELVSSRAELDSLKTTMASSQQASSEVLSTQLATLESEKAELVQSLTKVEAELVVRGEELERVQSSLVTEREGRVKTAETLQNQLNEKESREQALESQLVAARWSSLQGAVEEAEKIIRDSLAQIDDPAHISCTSSADYLASRCQASLDCMERLNSTRVAFLADNTGVSELVRAVTQCGHLVGDTVVQGSATSHMVPVEQADALSESVKVCGAEALALLGQMKQQDSLAAADNSKLKAALEAVLATAEKLRPRGLELQQGELGDLVEQEMAATSAAVESAAARIEEMLNKSRAVDTGIKMEVNERILASCTELMQAIKELVLSSKELQRDIVESGRGAASMKEFYAKNSRWTEGLISASKAVGWGATVMVDAADLVVQGKGKFEELMVCSHEIAASTAQLVAASKVKADKDSTNLHRLQHASRGVTQATAAVVASTKSGKSQIEETDTMDFSSMTLTQIKRQEMDAQVLVLELEARLQKERERLGELRKKHYELAGVAEGWGEEEEGTG